TTTAAAATTATCTTCATACACTTGCGAGAGTGTTTTAGCAGTAGCCATCAGGCGAAACGCACGCAACAAAAGGTCTTTTGAAAGCATATATCAACAAATTGAATTGCAAAAATGCTAATTTTTTAGCTTAAAAGCTAATAAGCCGTGCAAAGATATTGTGCGGTGTGCTTGTTATTTTTAGTAGCTTTGCCGCTATCACAAAATTATTGAGCGGAATACCATTTAAATAGTTGTGAGTGATTAGTTTTTAGTTTTTAGTTAGCATAAATATATGATTATCAATTATTTATGTCATTTTATAAATACAAACTATTTTTGTACTACTACTTATTAAAAATTTTATTTGTAAAAAAATGCCCGCGCTCTCCGATATTGCTGTTGTTATTCTCAACTGGAACGGACAAAAATGGCTCGAAACTTTTTTGCCTTCCGTAGTAGCGCATAGCGGCGATGCCGCCATAGTAGTTGCCGACAATGCTTCTACTGATACTTCGGTGGTGTGGCTGCGTCAGTATTTTCCGCAAGTGCAATGTATATGCTTGGAAAACAACTACGGCTTCGCCGAAGGCTACAACCGTGCGCTACAACAAATTCAACAGCCTTATTATTTATTGCTCAACTCCGATGTGGAAGTAAGCCCCCATTATTTAGAGCCTTTTGCTCGAAATGCTCCACACGCAGCCGCATATAGCCGCCTGCCAACCCAAAGTGCTGGCACAACAAGCTCCCCAACACTTTGAATATGCCGGAGCAGCAGGCGGTTTTTGGATATATTGGCTTATCCTTTTTGTCGCGGGCGCATTTTTGAAGTATGCGAATACGACCGGCAGCAATATGATGATGCCGTTGAAATTTTTTGGGCAAGCGGTTGCGCTTTGTTCATTCGGAGCGAGTTGTATCATCGGTGGGGCGGTTTTGACGGCGATTTTTTTGCACACATGGAGGAAATAGACCTTTGCTGGCGGCTCAAAAATGCGGGTTACGGCATTGCGGTATGTCCGCAATCGGTGGTGTATCATGTGGGCGGCGGCACTTTGGCAGCGGCAAATCCTTTTAAAACATATCTCAATTTTCGGAACAACTGGGCGATGATGCTCAAGAATATGTCCGTCCGCCGTTTGTGGTGGGTGCTGCCTTTGCGCTTAAAATTGGATATGTTGGCGGCAATACAGCAATTGGTAAAAGGCAACGGAAAGGCGGCATTTGCTATTGTGAAAGCGGTGTGGCGGGCGGTGGGGTCGCTGCCGCAGCAGTGGCGCAAACGGCAGGAACTCCGCCACTTGCGCCGCCGCTACGCTTTGGCTGCACCCAACGAAAAGGGGTTGTATCGCCGTTCGGTGCTGTGGCAGTTTTTTGTGCGCAAGTGCCGTACTTTTGCGCAGTTGCCCGATATGCAGAGCTAAAAAAAAACGCCGCCCGAAGGTATGTTTTTCGGGCGGCGGGGGGCGGAATTATTTTTTATACCATTAAAGTATCTATTAGACATAGTCGTTCCACAGGCTCAATTCTCTTATTCAAAGTGGCTGATATTATCAATAATATTAGGAATAATATCACATTTAATATATACAAGATTGGTTTTTTCTACATACTGAGTCATTTAGATATTTATTGAAGTTGTTTAGAGTTTATTTTTTTGACCAATTTGCGGGTAATGGTTTTTAATTAACTGTTGGTGATTTGGCAATATTGTATCTGATGAAAAAGCCTGATAACAATGTCATTGAAAAAATCGCTTTTAGAAAAGACAATGTTTTTCGCGTGAGCCTACCAAAAGTCTGCCGAATGGTGTTGTTCCAACGCTCCATATGATTGGTTTGTCCAGTATCTTTACCTACGAGTTGATGTTGTCCTGTTTGTTCAAAAATAAAGTTGTAAGCAGCCCAAAAATCACTAAAACTTTGCTGGAAACGAAAACGCTCAGGTATGTTTTCCCAAAGTTTTTTACAACTTTCTAAACTATGGTCTCCAATGAAGTATGCAATGATTTTGCGAGTTTTACGGCTAATTACTGTCCATAACCACCTTTTTTGTGTTTTTTTTTTACAAAATGTTGTAATTCATCGTACTCCAAAATATCTCCTGTGGTGGGTACA
The window above is part of the Sphingobacteriales bacterium genome. Proteins encoded here:
- a CDS encoding IS1 family transposase produces the protein MTTFCKKKTQKRWLWTVISRKTRKIIAYFIGDHSLESCKKLWENIPERFRFQQSFSDFWAAYNFIFEQTGQHQLVGKDTGQTNHMERWNNTIRQTFGRLTRKTLSFLKAIFSMTLLSGFFIRYNIAKSPTVN